The Candidatus Koribacter versatilis Ellin345 genome has a segment encoding these proteins:
- a CDS encoding sugar transferase: MQIPTLSIPSSAASPSKLPITGLQARQLFLKRAIDLPLAFILVIVSSPLLVLIALLVRRSSSGPILFRQKRVGCGGNEFTMYKFRTMTVGDESAHRDYALQWIRSGETARQSNGSFKLNDDARITSIGRRLRKFSFDELPQIFNVLKGDMSLVGPRPAIPYEVDEYAPWQRQRLGTLPGITGLWQVSGRNRLSFDHMVELDIEYIRNWSIGSDLQILWKTIPAVCHGTGH, from the coding sequence ATGCAAATCCCCACCCTATCCATACCTTCTTCCGCCGCCTCCCCGTCCAAACTCCCGATAACTGGTCTTCAGGCGCGCCAACTCTTCCTCAAGCGCGCCATCGATCTGCCGCTTGCGTTCATCCTGGTGATCGTCAGTTCCCCGCTGCTTGTTCTTATTGCGTTGTTGGTTCGACGGAGTTCGTCCGGCCCGATCCTCTTCCGTCAAAAACGCGTCGGTTGCGGCGGCAACGAGTTCACGATGTACAAGTTCCGCACCATGACCGTCGGCGACGAATCCGCGCACCGCGACTACGCTCTCCAGTGGATCCGTAGCGGAGAAACCGCGCGACAGTCCAACGGTAGCTTCAAGTTAAACGACGACGCTCGAATCACCAGCATCGGCAGGCGGCTGCGCAAGTTCAGCTTCGACGAGCTGCCTCAGATTTTTAATGTATTAAAGGGCGACATGAGCCTGGTCGGCCCGCGCCCCGCGATTCCCTATGAAGTGGACGAATATGCGCCGTGGCAGCGCCAGCGCCTCGGCACCCTTCCCGGCATCACCGGACTCTGGCAGGTCTCCGGCCGCAACCGCCTGAGTTTCGACCACATGGTGGAGTTGGATATCGAATACATCCGTAATTGGTCCATTGGCAGCGATCTCCAGATTTTGTGGAAGACCATCCCGGCCGTCTGCCACGGAACCGGCCACTAA
- a CDS encoding oligosaccharide flippase family protein — protein MSLLGPPRSTRRNSLWMIGSRTARTLVTALYFILLARSLGSDGYGAFTAACAIIGIVSPFASLGTGNVLVQYVARNREEFPVRWGHCLLVTLISGVLLTAVVLVIVPLALTHGVPLPLIACIAIAELIFARLLDAAAMAFQAFERLAVTGWIILALSVSRLLAASLLLHTRHATAVHWSVLYLASTVVPAVIALCYVARELGAPRFGRWTTPRDLLTGLYFSVSQAAQTVYNDIDKAMLARLSGLAAAGIYAAAYRIIDAAFSPVLSVLAATYAGFFRHGQQGLQSSSAFARRIMPRTFLYSLFAASLLWVAAPYLPFIIGPQFNDSVWVLRWLSPLLVLRNLHYLAADSLTGAGYQSTRTLLQLLVAALNIGLNIALLPRYSWRGAVWTSLASDGVIALAMWIALWYLRAREVKRCNVLSPEWVEA, from the coding sequence TGGGCCCCCCGCGCAGCACCCGCCGTAATTCCCTGTGGATGATCGGGTCGCGCACCGCCCGCACGCTGGTTACAGCGCTTTATTTCATTCTGCTCGCGCGCTCCCTTGGTTCCGACGGCTACGGTGCATTCACCGCCGCGTGCGCCATCATCGGTATCGTCTCCCCATTCGCAAGTCTCGGAACAGGCAACGTTCTAGTGCAGTATGTTGCCCGCAATCGCGAAGAGTTTCCGGTCCGCTGGGGCCATTGCCTGCTGGTCACACTGATCTCCGGCGTGCTTCTTACCGCTGTCGTTCTCGTCATCGTTCCTCTTGCGCTAACTCACGGTGTGCCGCTGCCGCTTATCGCCTGCATCGCCATTGCCGAACTGATCTTCGCCCGCCTTCTGGACGCTGCCGCGATGGCGTTTCAAGCCTTCGAGCGCCTCGCTGTCACAGGCTGGATCATCCTCGCTCTCAGTGTCAGCCGACTTCTTGCAGCGTCGCTTCTTCTCCATACACGTCACGCGACCGCCGTACATTGGTCTGTCCTGTATCTCGCGAGCACCGTCGTTCCAGCAGTCATTGCGCTCTGTTACGTTGCCCGCGAACTCGGCGCACCAAGATTTGGACGATGGACAACGCCGCGCGACCTCCTCACCGGCCTTTACTTTTCAGTCTCACAAGCCGCGCAAACCGTCTACAACGACATCGACAAAGCCATGCTGGCGCGACTCTCTGGCCTCGCGGCCGCCGGCATCTACGCCGCTGCATATCGCATTATCGACGCCGCGTTCTCGCCCGTTCTTTCTGTTCTCGCCGCGACGTACGCAGGATTCTTCCGCCACGGCCAGCAAGGGCTGCAAAGTTCCTCGGCGTTCGCTCGCCGGATCATGCCGCGCACGTTCCTTTACTCTTTGTTCGCCGCGTCACTCCTGTGGGTCGCCGCTCCCTATCTGCCGTTCATCATTGGTCCGCAGTTCAACGACTCCGTGTGGGTTCTCCGCTGGCTCTCACCGCTTCTGGTCCTGCGCAATCTGCACTATCTCGCAGCTGACTCTCTCACCGGCGCCGGTTATCAATCCACACGCACGTTATTGCAGCTCCTTGTCGCAGCACTCAATATCGGCTTGAATATCGCCCTTTTGCCGCGCTACTCATGGCGCGGCGCCGTCTGGACCAGCCTGGCCTCCGATGGCGTTATAGCACTCGCCATGTGGATCGCCCTCTGGTACTTGCGCGCCCGAGAAGTTAAACGCTGCAACGTCCTCAGCCCGGAGTGGGTCGAAGCATGA
- a CDS encoding O-antigen ligase family protein — protein sequence MNDLRRSALAIFFFGALLLSSGAFAPLWTDTAAHDVAEGGVALQIIWSAIYLFAAALLLPRYKQAAHILAANWLLFLLIALCAVSALWSPNVAVTLRKSVAITGTTLLGVCFALEFDMRSQLRILVAVISVAAVASLLAELFYPASFPATEFAGAAWHGVFSHKNLLGRTMSLGVVTFLCFGFKRLGSILTASIGVLACVSMIVAARSQTALVVALAIPLLIGISGILRADWRRAWAGSMLALTFFAPVAAYAISHRDSAVALLGRDATFTGRSQIWDLTAPAFTSHFWLGHGYGAFWWISSDSIQIISELGYDTPNAHNAFLDLGLQVGVIGIVLFFAGWLVSLFGAGRLVRKSSAVESRWPLLYLLFLLLYSFTESSLLAPNSLLWILYSAACFTVSNSNQAQHQAA from the coding sequence ATGAACGATCTTCGCCGCTCGGCCCTCGCCATCTTCTTTTTCGGCGCACTTCTGCTCTCCTCCGGCGCATTCGCCCCACTCTGGACAGACACTGCCGCACACGACGTCGCCGAAGGTGGCGTCGCTCTCCAGATAATTTGGTCCGCCATCTACCTCTTTGCCGCGGCACTCCTCCTTCCGCGATACAAGCAAGCTGCCCACATACTCGCCGCGAATTGGCTGCTATTTCTGCTCATCGCACTTTGCGCGGTATCTGCGCTCTGGTCGCCGAATGTCGCCGTAACCCTGCGCAAGAGCGTCGCAATCACCGGCACAACTTTGCTGGGCGTATGCTTCGCTCTCGAGTTCGACATGCGCTCGCAACTCCGCATTCTCGTTGCGGTCATCTCCGTGGCGGCCGTCGCAAGCCTCCTGGCGGAACTCTTCTACCCGGCAAGCTTCCCCGCCACCGAATTCGCCGGGGCCGCTTGGCACGGCGTCTTCTCGCACAAGAACCTGCTCGGACGCACCATGTCCCTCGGCGTCGTGACCTTCCTCTGCTTCGGCTTCAAACGCCTCGGATCCATCCTCACCGCGTCGATCGGAGTGCTCGCGTGCGTCTCAATGATTGTCGCGGCCCGTTCGCAAACGGCGCTGGTTGTCGCACTCGCAATACCGCTCCTGATCGGGATTTCCGGCATACTTCGCGCCGATTGGCGTCGCGCCTGGGCTGGCTCTATGCTCGCGCTCACCTTCTTCGCACCCGTGGCAGCGTACGCAATATCTCATCGCGACTCTGCCGTCGCACTTCTCGGTCGCGATGCGACCTTCACCGGCCGTTCGCAGATTTGGGATCTCACAGCACCAGCGTTCACGTCTCATTTCTGGCTCGGCCATGGTTATGGCGCGTTCTGGTGGATCTCCTCTGACTCGATACAAATCATCTCCGAGCTTGGTTATGACACTCCCAACGCTCACAACGCATTCCTCGATCTCGGACTACAGGTCGGCGTGATCGGGATCGTTCTTTTTTTCGCCGGTTGGCTCGTGTCGCTCTTCGGTGCCGGACGCCTCGTCAGAAAGTCCTCCGCAGTCGAGTCCCGCTGGCCGCTGCTCTACCTGCTATTTCTGCTGCTCTACAGCTTCACCGAAAGTTCGTTGTTGGCACCCAACTCTCTGCTTTGGATCCTCTATTCCGCGGCATGCTTCACAGTCTCAAACTCGAATCAGGCCCAGCACCAGGCCGCATGA
- a CDS encoding glycosyltransferase family 2 protein encodes MNRRYKIAVCVATYRRPAQLLRLLNALCALDFHAVVEPEIEIIVVDNDPDSSASSVFRGFRSSRFRISYHPEPRRGISYARNTAITHGNGSDLVAFIDDDEYPSRTWLDALIAAHLEFNAPIVAGPVVPIVPQPSGSDFAMLLRRLRHPSGTQLQSAGAGNVLISARVLRAMSPTWFDPRFAISGGEDTHFFRRCLAAGFPIVWADDAIVYETVPAARLAPPYLRARARNGANHWTRVEMELHPSLLNLSRRFAAGIARIFEGTLEKYFGGNVEDRMRGDLRLAEGIGNLYAFFGGTYEMYGASER; translated from the coding sequence ATGAACAGGCGATACAAGATAGCCGTCTGTGTCGCGACCTATCGTCGCCCCGCCCAACTACTGCGCCTGCTCAACGCGTTGTGCGCCCTCGACTTTCATGCTGTCGTCGAGCCTGAAATCGAAATAATCGTTGTGGATAACGATCCCGACAGTTCCGCCTCTTCGGTCTTTAGAGGGTTTCGATCGTCGAGGTTCCGGATTTCCTACCATCCCGAACCTCGTCGGGGCATCTCCTACGCGCGCAACACCGCGATCACACACGGCAATGGCTCCGACCTTGTCGCATTTATCGACGACGACGAATATCCGTCCCGCACCTGGCTCGACGCGCTTATCGCCGCTCACCTGGAATTCAACGCTCCCATCGTCGCTGGCCCGGTGGTTCCGATCGTTCCCCAGCCCTCAGGCTCCGATTTCGCTATGCTCCTTCGCCGCCTGCGTCACCCTTCCGGCACGCAATTGCAAAGCGCCGGCGCCGGCAACGTGTTGATCAGTGCCCGCGTACTTCGCGCCATGAGTCCGACATGGTTCGATCCGCGATTCGCCATCAGCGGCGGCGAAGACACCCACTTCTTCCGCCGTTGTCTCGCCGCCGGGTTCCCCATCGTCTGGGCCGACGACGCCATCGTCTACGAGACAGTCCCGGCCGCCCGCCTCGCCCCTCCATATTTGCGTGCGCGCGCGCGCAACGGAGCCAATCACTGGACGCGTGTGGAAATGGAGCTCCATCCGTCGCTGCTCAACTTGTCACGCCGTTTCGCGGCAGGAATCGCACGAATATTCGAGGGCACACTGGAGAAATACTTCGGCGGCAATGTGGAGGATCGGATGCGCGGAGACCTTCGACTCGCCGAAGGCATCGGCAACCTCTACGCATTCTTTGGCGGAACCTACGAGATGTACGGAGCGAGCGAACGATGA
- a CDS encoding DUF354 domain-containing protein, with protein sequence MQPRIWIDLDNAPHAHFFAPFVRELPKHGYMPLITVRSFGQTEGLARSYRMNFTTIGAHAPHHSTVARVREAVGRAAELVRFGIAHRPVAAISHGSRSLTLAAATLGIPAMAIYDYEHVSAGVFHHLCRRILMPEIVANAGQSKKKIRGYPGFKEDVYIHDLRPDGRVLHELSLDPQRLIVTVRPPATWAHYHNEHSVVLFRALIEHLRAQENAQVVVLARTRDQAEKLSGEFNLGERPFILTSRAVDGLSLLHYSDAVFSGGGTMVREAALLGVAAYSTFAGKPGAVDIELERQKRLTILRTQEQVAGIRLRKRPRRIADPRESPTRRFILKEILELARH encoded by the coding sequence ATGCAGCCTCGCATCTGGATCGACCTCGACAACGCGCCCCACGCCCACTTTTTCGCGCCGTTCGTCCGTGAACTACCGAAGCACGGCTACATGCCCCTTATTACCGTCCGCTCGTTCGGACAGACCGAAGGCCTCGCCCGCTCGTATCGCATGAACTTCACCACGATCGGCGCCCACGCTCCGCATCATTCCACCGTAGCGCGCGTGCGAGAAGCGGTGGGTCGCGCGGCCGAACTCGTCCGGTTCGGGATCGCCCATCGTCCCGTCGCCGCCATCAGCCACGGCTCCCGATCTCTCACCCTCGCAGCGGCCACACTCGGCATCCCTGCAATGGCAATCTACGATTACGAACATGTCTCGGCGGGAGTTTTCCATCATCTCTGTCGGCGCATACTCATGCCCGAAATCGTCGCGAATGCTGGGCAATCGAAGAAGAAAATTCGCGGGTACCCCGGCTTCAAAGAAGACGTTTACATCCACGACCTGCGTCCCGACGGACGCGTTCTCCACGAACTCTCACTTGATCCTCAACGTCTGATTGTGACCGTCCGTCCGCCTGCCACGTGGGCTCATTATCACAACGAACACTCCGTCGTGCTCTTCCGCGCATTGATCGAACACCTCCGCGCCCAGGAAAACGCACAAGTCGTCGTACTTGCACGCACCCGCGACCAAGCGGAAAAGCTTTCCGGTGAGTTCAACCTGGGCGAGCGTCCGTTCATCCTCACTTCGCGTGCAGTCGACGGCCTCAGCTTGCTCCATTACTCCGACGCCGTCTTCAGCGGCGGCGGCACCATGGTTCGCGAAGCCGCGCTCCTCGGCGTCGCGGCCTACAGCACCTTCGCCGGCAAACCTGGAGCAGTAGACATTGAACTCGAACGCCAAAAGCGCTTAACGATTCTCCGAACGCAAGAGCAAGTCGCAGGCATTCGCCTTCGCAAACGCCCCCGCCGCATCGCCGACCCGCGAGAAAGCCCGACCCGCCGGTTCATCCTCAAAGAGATTCTCGAATTAGCCAGACACTAG